The Cytobacillus firmus genome segment GCCTGCAAAGCCTTCAGCTTGTATATATGAGATTTCTTTCAGTTTAAGTGCACCTTCAAGGCCAACATAGAAATCGATTCCACGGCCAATGAAGAACGCATTACGAGTCGTGGAAAGGAATTTGCGTGCAATGTCTTCGAACTCTTCCTTCGCATCACAAAGAACTTCCATGGCATTTGCAACGATTCCGAGCTCCTGGACAAGGTTGAAGTCAAGCTCCAATCCGCGGCTCTTCGCAGTTACTTCTGCAAGAATAGATAATACAGCAATCTGGGCTGTATATGCCTTTGTAGAAGCAACGGCAATTTCAGGACCTGCATGAAGCAATAATGTGTAATCCGCTTCACGGGATAGAGTTGAACCTGGAACGTTTGTAATCGTTAACGCCTTATGGCCCATTTCCTTAATATTCACAAGCACGGCACGGCTGTCTGCTGTTTCACCGCTTTGAGAGATAAAGATAAATAACGGCTTCTCTGAAAGCAATGGCATATTGTAGCCAAACTCACTTGAAATGTGAACTTCAACTGGAATTTTTGCGATCTTTTCAATAAACTGCTTTCCAACAAGTCCTGCATGATATGAAGTACCTGCAGCAATGATATAGATGCGGTCAGCATCGTTCATTGCGTCAACGATTTCCTGGTCGATCGTCAGCTCGTCTTGATCATTTTGATACTTCTGGATGATTTTGCGCATCACTAAAGGCTGCTCATCGATTTCTTTCAGCATGTAGTGAGGGTATGTTCCCTTTTCAATATCGCTTGCATCCAATTCAGCTGTATATGGATCACGGCTGATTGCCTCACCATTCAGTGTTTGAATCTGAACCGCATCTTTTGTGACAATAACGACTTCTTTGTCCATCAGTTCAACATATTGATCTGTAACCTGCAGCATCGCCATTGCGTCAGAAGCGACTACATTGAAAGTTTCGCCTAATCCAACCAGAAGCGGGCTCTTGTTTTTCGCTACGAAAATCGTTTCATTGTTTTCAGCATCCAAAAGGGCAATGGCATAAGAGCCTTTTAAAAGTGTCAGCGTTTTACGGAACGCTTCTTCAGTACTTACTCCCTCGCTCACGAATAAGTCAATCAGCTGAACGATGATTTCTGTATCTGTATCACTTTGAAGAGCTACTCCCTGCAAATATTCGCGCTTTAAGATGTCATAGTTCTCAATTACGCCATTATGAACAAGCGTAAAACGGCCGGAATTGCTTTGATGAGGGTGGGCATTGACTGTGCTTGGCACACCGTGAGTTGCCCAGCGCGTGTGTCCAATTCCTGTGTTTGCCATTACATCTTCATCAACAATATTTCGAAGGTCCGCAATACGGCCTTTTTCCTTGAAAACCTGAACGCCATTATCATTCATAACTGCGATTCCAGCTGAATCATAGCCTCTATATTCAAGCTTTTCCAAGCCTTTTAATAAAATTTCCTTTGAATCTAAGTTTCCGATATATCCAACGATTCCACACATACTTCTTTTCCTCCTAATAATGAAGGGGCAAGAAGCCTTTTCGGGGCAGTCCTGCCCCTTATCTCTGTTTTTTTATATTTAGTTCGATGTCTAGCTATCTAGCTACAGCACCTAAGCAAGGCGCTTCCGCTTTTCTAATTAGCATTCCCTTCTCTTTGTCCATTCAGTTGCCTGAATGTTTTAAAGAAGAAATCATCGGTTGTGCTTTCAACCGGGAGGCATCCGCCGAACATTCGATAAACCTCCTCCTCGTCAACTAATCCTTACGTCCAGGATCAGTTCAGGCGCTTTAAATTGCTATTCTTTCTCACTATCCACCTTTCTCTTCTTGAATAAGGATGTCCTGTATTCTTAAATACAAAAACAGGATTATCATACATCAAAGTCAGACTTCCGTCAACAAATATCGATATAGAACCAAAATTGGAAGCTGCCATATATAAAAATATGCATAAGGGAGCTCAGGAGTTCCCTTATGCATATGAATTGTACTTTTTACTCTTTTAATCCCATTTCACTCTCAACAACAGCTGCAATGCGCTCTACATATGAAGCACATAGCTCACCTGTTGGCGCTTCTGCCATTACGCGGACCAGCGGCTCTGTTCCGGAAGGACGGACAAGAATGCGGCCGTTTCCGTTCATTTCCTCTTCAACCTGTGTAATGACTTCTTTTACTTTTTCATTATCTGTCACATGATACTTGTCTGTTACACGGATATTCACAAGCTTCTGCGGGAATTTCTTCATTTCGTTCGCAAGCTCAGATAATGGCTTTTTCGTTACCTTCATAATGTTCACAAGCTGGAGGCCGGTCAAAAGTCCATCTCCTGTTGTGATGTAGTCAAGGAAAATAATATGTCCTGACTGTTCTCCGCCAAGATTATAGCCATTCTTCTTCATTTCTTCCACAACATAGCGGTCACCTACAGCTGTCTGTACACTTTCGACCCCGTTGGCTTCCAGCCCTTTATAGAAACCAAGATTGCTCATGACAGTAGAAACGACTGTGTTCTGCTTAAGTCTTCCCTGTTCTTTCATGTATTTTCCGCAAATATACATGATTTGGTCGCCATCCACAATATCGCCGTTTTCATCAATAGCGATCAAACGGTCTCCGTCTCCATCAAAAGCCAGACCAACATCTGCTTCTCTTTCCTTTACAAAGGCAGATAGTGCCTCAGGATGAGTAGATCCGACTCCTGCATTGATATTTAAGCCATTAGGAGATGCGCCCATCATGGATAGATCTGCATCAAGGTCAGCAAATAAGTGCGTCGCAAGCGGCGAAGTAGCTCCATGCGCACAATCAAGCGCAATATGAATACCGGAGAAATCTTCATCAACTGTCTGCTTTAAGTATTGAAGATATTTCTGGCCGCCTTCAAAGTAATCATTTACCTGCCCCAGGCTTCCTCCGACTGGTCTTGGAAGCTGATCTTCTGCCATATCCATTAATTCCTCAATCTCCGCTTCCTGATCATCGGAAAGCTTAAACCCATCCGGGCCAAAGAACTTGATTCCGTTATCTTCAACCGGATTATGAGAAGCGGAAATCATGACTCCAGCCTCTGCCCCCAGTGCTTTTGTTAAATAAGCAACACCAGGTGTTGAAATGACTCCAAGGCGCATAACTTCTGCTCCAATTGATAATAGCCCTGCTACAAGTGCGCCTTCCAGCATATGGCCTGAAATACGGGTATCCCGGCCGATTAATACTTTCGGACGATCATGGTCCTTCGTTAATACGTACCCTCCAAAGCGGCCCAGCTTAAAGGCAAGCTCCGGTGTCAATTCACTATTTGCAACTCCGCGTACTCCATCTGTACCGAAATATTTACCCATTTTATAATCGCTCCTTCTAACTTTAAAAACTATATTAAGCTTCTTCTTTTTTTGTTATCGTTATGTTCGCTTTACCTGCAGCAGGCTTTATATCCACACCTGAAGGACCGTCTACATTAATTGGCACCTCATGGTCACCTTCTCCAAGGTCTGCCAGGCTCAAATACAGATTAAAATCGTCCGCTTTGAGATCCTGAACTGTGCTGTTTTTCCCGGTAACCGTAATACTTGTCCTTCCGGAAGCAGGATTTTTAAGGGCCGCCTCATATTCTTCGGATAAGCCGGATAAGTTAATGGCAAGGCTTGAAAAGGTCTTGGTTACCTCTTGATCCTCTGCTTGTGCCTGTGTTTCTTCTGCAGGCTCCTCTGTGCTTTTCTCTTCTTCTGTTTCTGCATTTTCCTCAGTGCTGACATCAATTGAGGCCTTCACTGTTTTAGGATCTACTGCTGAAATGCCATCCGGAATAATAACCGGCAGGGTGAGCACAGTATCTTTCTCAATCTTGCTGACATCTACCTCTACCCTGACGCTTTCAGTCTCACTCAATATATCTTCACGGCCCGTTATAGAAGCCTCATCAACATCAAGTTTAATCGAATTAATGGTTACCCCATCCTGTGGTTCCCCGTTCCGGACAATCGTAACAGGCACCGTCTTGCTTAACTGCTTAACCGGAACTGTTACCCGAATGGCCTGAGGCTCCACAATGACATCAAGCTTATTCATCTCACGATCCAATACCCTGACTGTTGCATCATCAGCGATTGTCTCGGTTATAGGACCCTTGACATCAAGAGTTGCTTTAACAAAACTGATCCGCTCGATTACTTCTTTGGCTCCCGTGATTTTAACCGTCTTTGGTTCTGCAGATGCCGCTTCAGCCGTATAGCCCTCACCAAGAAGGCTATTATTAAATTCTGCATCCACTTTAAATTCCTGGGTGACTTTTTCGTGGACAGTCACATCTGCATATTGAGGATTAATGGTCACATCCAGTTTATCTGATATATCACGAATCTTAATTTCTACTCTTTGCGAGCCAATTTCTGCATCCGTCAAATCTACATATACTTCAAAGTTCTGCTGTTTTTTCGCTGACTCCAGGTGACTTTTGGGGCCCTCTATACTCAAATCAACTGTGTCCGGCATACCGGTTACAACCAGGTTCTCCGTATCATAATAGCTTTTCACCGGGACATCTTCAATAATGGCTGAATCCTGCTGACCTGGAACGTTTATTTCCTTTAATTCCTTATCTGCATCATACACAGAATCAAATAGAAAAAGAGCAAGAATCAAGGCAACGATCTTCATAAACCAGCGGGTATCTACCATTTTATCAATTAACTTATCCATTCTTTTTCCCCTCCAGTTCCAAAGACCTGAAGAAGTCTGCTTTATTTTCTGCTGAACAAGCAATTCACTTGAAAGCATATCTTTAAATGCCTCCGCTTTTAAGTCACGGTGCAGCTCCCCGTTTTTGGTTAAGGAAACACTTCCTGTTTCCTCAGAGACAATAATGGTAATGCTGTCAGTTACTTCACTTATGCCTAAAGCTGCCCTATGTCTGGTGCCCAGTTCTTTTGAAATGAAAGGACTTTCTGACAGAGGCAGATAACAGGCTGCTGCCGCCACACAATTCTTTTGAATGATAACGGCTCCATCATGCAGAGGTGTATTCGGTATAAATATATTTATCAGGAGCTCAGATGAAATTCTGGAATCCAGCCCGATACCGGTTTCAATATAATCGTTCAGCCCAGTTTCCCGCTCAACTGATATTAGCGCGCCAATGCGCCGTTTAGCCATATAATCTACAGCCTTCGCAATAGACTCGACCAGTTTCTCCTGATTTTCTTCTTCCTGATTAGCCGTCCTTGAGAAGAACCTTCCTCTTCCCAATTGCTCCAGTGCTCTTCGCAGCTCCGGCTGGAAAATGATTATGATGGCCAGAAATCCCCATAAAAGCACTTGTTCCATCATCCATCCTAATGTTTGCAGATGGAACTTGTCGCTTGCTACTTTAACCAGGATAATGACAAAAATCCCCTTCAGCAATTGGACAGCCTTCGTTCCTTTAACAATCATTATGAGTTTATAGATGACGTACCAGACAAGGAGAATGTCTATTGTATTAGCCAACAATTTCAAAATAGAGAAATCCGCAAACGACATTATCCTTCCTCCAAATATATATTTCAAAAGCAAAAATGCCTAATGTTCCTTTATGTAACTTTCATATTATATCATATTCATCGCTAATTCCAATTTTGAAACAGCATATGCCATCTGGAAAATTCAGCATTGTCATTTGCATACTAAGAATCCCTGCTTTATAGCAGGGATTCTTAGTATGCTTGACTACTTTTCTTAGTCTGTTTCTCCGGTTTCAAAGACATTTACAGCATCCTTAGCTGCCGTTTTGATGTGATACCACAGCCATTCGAATATGGCATCAACCTCTTCAATTTCTCCAGTAACCTTGCCGGCAGAAGCCATATACTGCTGCCCATTGATGACGGTAACATTCCCGTCGATCTCGCCCTGAATTTCCAAGTCGCCGTTCTTTACCACTACATCGCCTTTAACCACTTCACCTTCAGGTACAATCACCTTATCGTTTTGCACCACAAGGTTTGGCTGCTTAGAAACGGATAATTGGTGATCCTGATCCCAGGAAGATACGACGCTACCCATCATCAGAACAAGAAAGAGTGACGCCGCCGTTAAAAGCGGATGATGCCTGAGCCAGCGCTGAACCCCAACCTTCCGCTTTTCTTTTGGCAATTTCGCCATAACATTTGCTGTGAAATTTTCAGGTGCCTGTATATGTGAAGTGCTTTGGACTAAAGCGATCGTTTTCTTTAGTTCATGGAAATGAGTTTGACACTCCCCGCAGGTTTGCAGATGTGCCCTTAATTCCTTCTCATGTTCGGCTGAGATCTCTTCATCTAGGTACTCGTGCATATAAACAACCATTTCTGCTGGACATTTCAAAGTTCTCACCCTCTTTATTAAACATATCTTAATTGATTTCTAAGAGCTTCCCGGCCACGGTGAATCCGGGTCTTTACCGTTCCCAAGGGAAGGTCGAGTGTTTCACTGATCTCGTTCAGCGATAATTCTTCAATATATTTTAAAACAATAACCGAACGATATTTCTCAGGAAGCTTGGATATTTCTCTTTGGATTGTTTCCTGCAGCTCCAGGCTTTCTACATCATCCTCCGGCAGCCTCGCATCTGAAGCGATTTGAGAATACATGTTCAGTCCATCCGTTCCGGCGACCTCTGCATCCAGATAATAATCAGGCTTCTTTTTTCTGATTCTGTCTATACAAAGGTTTGTGGCAATCCGATAGAGCCATGTGGAAAATTTTAAGTCAATATTAAAGCTGGCAATGTTTACATAAGCTCTTAAGAAAGCCTCTTGAGCGATATCCTCCGCCTCATGCCTGTTTCCCAGCATTCTGTAGCAAATCTGAAAAACTTTATCTTTGTATATTTCAACAACTTCAGCATAAGCATCCTGGTCGCCTTTTAATACTTGTTTTATCCTCTTCTTTACGATTGTCTCCATTTTTTTACCTCCGCTCCAGTGCGGCTAATCGATAATACGAATCGATAGCGGAAAAGGTTTCATTTTAATTAAAAAACATTCAATTTCTATATTAACAAATTTTTACTTATACAGGTTTACTTTTTTTCTTTTAGGGTATAAAAGTACTAAAATTACCGAAAAGGATTGGTTACGGTGTGTGTTAAGGAATTATTGAGAGATATTGAGGATTGCCGGACTAAAATGATTCAGTTAGCAGCTTCCGGTTCTTTTACAGATCACATGGTAGTGGATGTCAGCATTAAACTTGATGAACTTCTAAATAAATATTATACACTCACAGCAAAAAAATGAGCAGAACTTGTCTATGTTCTGCTCTTCTTTATTTCCCTTTATTATAGAAGCTTTTCGCCAAATAGTGAACCCATAAGTGCGACTGCTACAGTAGCTGTTTTGTTCTTGTCATCCAAAATGGGATTAACCTCTACAAATTCAGCCGATGTTATGATTTGTGCTTCTGCAAGCATCTCCATGGCCAAGTGGCTTTCACGGTAGCTGATGCCGCCAATTACCGGAGTTCCAACACCCGGTGCATCATGCGGATCCAGCCCATCCAAATCAAGAGACAGATGAACACCATCTGTATTTCTTTCTTTTAAATATGTAATAGCTTCTTCCATAACCTTTGTCATACCGAGACGGTCAATTTCATGCATGGTATACACTTTTATGCCTTTTTCCTTAATAAGCTCCCGTTCTCCTTCATCCAATGACCTTGCCCCAATAATGACAATATTCTCCGGCTTAACCTTTGGACCATATCCCCCTACATTGGTTAAAAGCGGATGGCCCATCCCCAGGCTTACAGCAAGCGGCATGCCATGTATGTTTCCTGAAGGTGATGTTTCAGCTGTATTTAAATCCCCATGGGCATCATACCAGATTACCCCAAGATTCGAATAGTGCTTCGATACCCCTGCCAATGTTCCAATCGCGATGCTATGGTCGCCGCCTAGCACTAATGGAAAAGAACCGCCTTTTATTGCGTGGTCAACTTTTTCTGCAAGCATTTCTGTTTTTTCAGCTATAAGGTGCAAGTTTCGAAGATTTGAATTTGGATCGATTTGAACCTCCGGGCGGCCGATAGCAATATCGCCCTGATCATGGATTTCTTCAAATAAACATTTTAAGCGTTCATTCACTCCGGCATACCGAATTGCACTTGGCCCCATATCCACACCGCGTCTCATCTGGCCAAGATCCATCGGCATCCCAATTATCGATAATTTCTGTCTATTCATAATACATGTCCTCCCTTTCCCTTCCTATCTATATTTTAACCGCTTTCAAACCCATGACTCAACTCGACAAAATCGTGTATATATATGCGGTTATCCGGGATGAAAGTCCTAGTATTCCTATATTTATAAAAAAACCTTAAACCAGTGTGGTTTAAGGTTTGGCGTATTATGTATGTTGGTGGAGCCTAGCGGGATCGAACCGCTGACCTCCTGCGTGCAAAGCAGGCGCTCTCCCAGCTGAGCTAAGGCCCCATTTGGAGCGGAAGACGGGATTCGAACCCGCGACCCCCACCTTGGCAAGGTGATGTTCTACCACTGAACTACTTCCGCAGCATATTTGTATTTACAAGAAAGACCTTCAGGACTCGATTCCCAAGGTCTGCGTTTTTCTATAAAGTGAGCCATGAAGGACTCGAACCTTCGACCCTCTGATTAAAAGTCAGATGCTCTACCGACTGAGCTAATGGCTCGTACTATTAAAGCAAAAATGGCTGGGCTAGCAGGATTCGAACCTGCGAGTGACGGAGTCAAAGTCCGGTGCCTTACCGCTTGGCTATAGCCCAATAATTACAAAATAAAAAGGACATTCTTAGCTTGTCCAGTTTTTGTGTTTTTATTAAGTATAAGTGGTGGAGGGGGGCAGATTCGAACTGCCGAACCCGAAGGAGCGGATTTACAGTCCGCCGCGTTTAGCCACTTCGCTACCCCTCCATCTACGAAAAACAGATGGTGCCGGCGAGAGGACTTGAACCCCCAACCTACTGATTACAAGTCAGTTGCTCTACCAATTGAGCTACACCGGCAAATATGGTGGAGGATGACGGGATCGAACCGCCGACCCTCTGCTTGTAAGGCAGATGCTCTCCCAGCTGAGCTAATCCTCCATTATGGTGACCCCTACGGGATTCGAACCCGTGTTACCGCCGTGAAAGGGCGGTGTCTTAACCGCTTGACCAAGGGGCCTAGTATTCTAGTTGTCTACATTAAGAGAGCTTCCAACCGGGCTCGAACCGGTGACCTCTTCCTTACCATGGAAGTGCTCTAC includes the following:
- the glmS gene encoding glutamine--fructose-6-phosphate transaminase (isomerizing), whose translation is MCGIVGYIGNLDSKEILLKGLEKLEYRGYDSAGIAVMNDNGVQVFKEKGRIADLRNIVDEDVMANTGIGHTRWATHGVPSTVNAHPHQSNSGRFTLVHNGVIENYDILKREYLQGVALQSDTDTEIIVQLIDLFVSEGVSTEEAFRKTLTLLKGSYAIALLDAENNETIFVAKNKSPLLVGLGETFNVVASDAMAMLQVTDQYVELMDKEVVIVTKDAVQIQTLNGEAISRDPYTAELDASDIEKGTYPHYMLKEIDEQPLVMRKIIQKYQNDQDELTIDQEIVDAMNDADRIYIIAAGTSYHAGLVGKQFIEKIAKIPVEVHISSEFGYNMPLLSEKPLFIFISQSGETADSRAVLVNIKEMGHKALTITNVPGSTLSREADYTLLLHAGPEIAVASTKAYTAQIAVLSILAEVTAKSRGLELDFNLVQELGIVANAMEVLCDAKEEFEDIARKFLSTTRNAFFIGRGIDFYVGLEGALKLKEISYIQAEGFAGGELKHGTIALIENGTPIIALATQESVNLGIRGNVKEVVARGANPCIISMKGLETEEDSFIIPEVNELLTPLISVIPLQLISYYAALHRECDVDKPRNLAKSVTVE
- the glmM gene encoding phosphoglucosamine mutase — protein: MGKYFGTDGVRGVANSELTPELAFKLGRFGGYVLTKDHDRPKVLIGRDTRISGHMLEGALVAGLLSIGAEVMRLGVISTPGVAYLTKALGAEAGVMISASHNPVEDNGIKFFGPDGFKLSDDQEAEIEELMDMAEDQLPRPVGGSLGQVNDYFEGGQKYLQYLKQTVDEDFSGIHIALDCAHGATSPLATHLFADLDADLSMMGASPNGLNINAGVGSTHPEALSAFVKEREADVGLAFDGDGDRLIAIDENGDIVDGDQIMYICGKYMKEQGRLKQNTVVSTVMSNLGFYKGLEANGVESVQTAVGDRYVVEEMKKNGYNLGGEQSGHIIFLDYITTGDGLLTGLQLVNIMKVTKKPLSELANEMKKFPQKLVNIRVTDKYHVTDNEKVKEVITQVEEEMNGNGRILVRPSGTEPLVRVMAEAPTGELCASYVERIAAVVESEMGLKE
- a CDS encoding CdaR family protein; the encoded protein is MDKLIDKMVDTRWFMKIVALILALFLFDSVYDADKELKEINVPGQQDSAIIEDVPVKSYYDTENLVVTGMPDTVDLSIEGPKSHLESAKKQQNFEVYVDLTDAEIGSQRVEIKIRDISDKLDVTINPQYADVTVHEKVTQEFKVDAEFNNSLLGEGYTAEAASAEPKTVKITGAKEVIERISFVKATLDVKGPITETIADDATVRVLDREMNKLDVIVEPQAIRVTVPVKQLSKTVPVTIVRNGEPQDGVTINSIKLDVDEASITGREDILSETESVRVEVDVSKIEKDTVLTLPVIIPDGISAVDPKTVKASIDVSTEENAETEEEKSTEEPAEETQAQAEDQEVTKTFSSLAINLSGLSEEYEAALKNPASGRTSITVTGKNSTVQDLKADDFNLYLSLADLGEGDHEVPINVDGPSGVDIKPAAGKANITITKKEEA
- a CDS encoding anti-sigma factor family protein translates to MKCPAEMVVYMHEYLDEEISAEHEKELRAHLQTCGECQTHFHELKKTIALVQSTSHIQAPENFTANVMAKLPKEKRKVGVQRWLRHHPLLTAASLFLVLMMGSVVSSWDQDHQLSVSKQPNLVVQNDKVIVPEGEVVKGDVVVKNGDLEIQGEIDGNVTVINGQQYMASAGKVTGEIEEVDAIFEWLWYHIKTAAKDAVNVFETGETD
- the sigW gene encoding RNA polymerase sigma factor SigW is translated as METIVKKRIKQVLKGDQDAYAEVVEIYKDKVFQICYRMLGNRHEAEDIAQEAFLRAYVNIASFNIDLKFSTWLYRIATNLCIDRIRKKKPDYYLDAEVAGTDGLNMYSQIASDARLPEDDVESLELQETIQREISKLPEKYRSVIVLKYIEELSLNEISETLDLPLGTVKTRIHRGREALRNQLRYV
- a CDS encoding aspartyl-phosphate phosphatase Spo0E family protein; the protein is MCVKELLRDIEDCRTKMIQLAASGSFTDHMVVDVSIKLDELLNKYYTLTAKK
- the rocF gene encoding arginase — protein: MNRQKLSIIGMPMDLGQMRRGVDMGPSAIRYAGVNERLKCLFEEIHDQGDIAIGRPEVQIDPNSNLRNLHLIAEKTEMLAEKVDHAIKGGSFPLVLGGDHSIAIGTLAGVSKHYSNLGVIWYDAHGDLNTAETSPSGNIHGMPLAVSLGMGHPLLTNVGGYGPKVKPENIVIIGARSLDEGERELIKEKGIKVYTMHEIDRLGMTKVMEEAITYLKERNTDGVHLSLDLDGLDPHDAPGVGTPVIGGISYRESHLAMEMLAEAQIITSAEFVEVNPILDDKNKTATVAVALMGSLFGEKLL